The Panicum hallii strain FIL2 chromosome 9, PHallii_v3.1, whole genome shotgun sequence genome has a window encoding:
- the LOC112876858 gene encoding uncharacterized protein LOC112876858 — MPPRGRKHWCKVCKKSFPSYNSLGGHMNLHRVKRKQKNQARSTLSLPNIGDGPGGYGLRERRHSTWLLCDSSDDEYLTMVPKKEFQLCFKVFASCHALSVHMRAHARHERKMVAKEASRESNGYSDHKVVVSTPVMLTYGIEEVNAARVLLMISGYSGMDSASEHCDEDFEMDGNSAYCVQKSEMELDYSCHGKTGDAELMMPESPSSDVKLKFSSLSLVLKATESHDCKLCGKVFTSSKGLASHKKFHKVPDHEKVAASPNSAVSQTGQQLLEVDSRLLCLNLNLPGFSDRNYRSRSAKSAQTPSWTTRAFRSERMLGVV, encoded by the coding sequence ATGCCACCGAGAGGAAGGAAGCACTGGTGCAAGGTATGCAAGAAAAGCTTCCCATCTTACAATTCGCTCGGAGGCCACATGAATCTTCACCGCGTCAAACGCAAGCAAAAGAATCAAGCAAGGAGCACCCTTAGCCTTCCGAACATTGGTGATGGCCCCGGCGGGTATGGACTCCGGGAGAGGCGACATAGTACCTGGTTGTTGTGTGATTCTAGTGATGATGAGTACCTGACAATGGTCCCCAAGAAGGAATTTCAGTTGTGCTTCAAGGTTTTTGCCTCCTGCCATGCACTGTCCGTGCACATGAGGGCGCATGCTCGCCATGAGAGGAAGATGGTGGCAAAGGAGGCATCAAGAGAGAGCAATGGATACTCTGATCATAAGGTTGTTGTGTCTACTCCAGTGATGTTGACATATGGAATAGAGGAAGTGAATGCTGCACGTGTTCTTCTGATGATCTCAGGTTATTCTGGCATGGATTCAGCGTCTGAGCATTGCGATGAGGATTTTGAGATGGATGGCAACTCAGCCTACTGTGTGCAGAAGAGTGAGATGGAGCTGGACTATTCTTGTCACGGCAAAACTGGGGATGCTGAGTTGATGATGCCAGAAAGCCCCAGTTCTGATGTCAAGCTGAAGTTCAGCAGTCTGTCACTAGTGTTGAAGGCGACAGAAAGCCATGATTGCAAGCTCTGCGGCAAGGTCTTCACATCCAGCAAAGGATTGGCGAGCCATAAGAAGTTTCACAAAGTTCCTGATCATGAAAAAGTTGCAGCATCACCCAACTCTGCAGTATCTCAAACAGGACAGCAGCTGCTTGAAGTGGATAGCCGATTGCTATGTCTCAATCTCAACCTTCCAGGTTTCAGTGACAGAAACTACAGAAGCAGGAGTGCAAAGTCTGCACAAACTCCATCGTGGACCACAAGAGCTTTTCGGAGTGAACGAATGCTCGGCGTTGTCTGA
- the LOC112872752 gene encoding uncharacterized protein LOC112872752: MARAGKRRRRSRPPYADRPYRCNTSRRLVQNRSALLETINGFYAAALDRLPVGEMPALVPRLLKAGLCVGFSDPVSNICSPSPTTTTPSGARRSGRRRRRQRRRGGGGGRSPGPSRTPATSSTGPRPAPSSATCPSPRGRSRRSVAFLTYYFRYLRVSEALEYLRLAGTDPIVAVRLILEDRSYSGRSFSFASRTTKTALKCAALAACHPKPRALVNRSYSFASRMEQVSRFLAAEGGSLSCTAIENISGLLTKRRRKLRGLAGVTPPQFHLELTRPPPFVPTKSLQSVLLDRVYGLYLDALARLPAADLLRRYHRSLLKAGHCYGPFRDPVSNIVLNTVWSEAMFPPREELSVAMICSRSLVLVACRSLRGLVAYLRACFDTISEHQAMRYLLFTEADLWGAIEMARGEGHAERSTVTVEQESACKAAATAAMHPDPDAVVNFLVSTFPVLPLSLRTEPKALDLQLISQMLMEHCSIPHGAAETVPELSEEGSKVLSWIQSDFKEEESFVLAKVNAALKKYTQQTGGPAYELHVICGLNRNVGKSFVWGLHYGPGHMHPRKIQDSHINFLASPADSHSSDAVPILFFAECSNIEDVNDESSCWPIMGHPAKGRCFYCENEGAKIVHPDSEKYNAYDIAFERMACEDLGGKTVDDSGDWLITGSVDICEEDCIHFDADRDAKCAEFLNARARTVKGPMLV; encoded by the exons ATGGCGCGGGCGGGCAAGCGTCGCCGCCGGAGCAGGCCTCCCTACGCCGACCGCCCCTACAGATGCAACACGTCGCGGCGCCTCGTCCAGAACAGATCGGCGCTTCTCGAGACCATCAACGGGTTCTACGCGGCGGCGCTGGACCGGCTGCCGGTGGGCGAGATGCCGGCGCTGGTCCCCCGCCTCCTCAAGGCTGGCCTCTGCGTCGGCTTCTCGGATCCCGTCTCCAACATT TGTAGTCCGAGCCCGACGACGACGACTCCGTCGGGGGCGAGACGAagcggaaggcggcggcggcggcagcggcgaagaggcggcggaggagggcgctCTCCCGGGCCGTCGCGGACACCGGCGACGTCAAGTACTGgtccccgccccgccccctcctccgcgaCATGCCCTTCGCCGCGCGGTCGCTCGAGGCGCTCGGTCGCGTTCCTCACCTACTACTTCCGCTACCTCCGGGTTTCCGAGGCGCTCGAGTATCTCCGCCTGGCCGGGACCGACCCCATCGTCGCCGTGCGGCTCATCTTGGAGGACCGCAGCTACTCCGGCCGCAGCTTCAGCTTCGCCTCCCGGACCACCAAGACGGCCCTAAAATGCGCCGCCCTGGCCGCCTGCCACCCCAAGCCCAGGGCCCTCGTCAACAGGTCCTACTCGTTCGCGTCCCGGATGGAGCAGGTGTCGCGGTTCCTCGCCGCGGAGGGCGGCAGCCTCTCCTGCACCGCCATCGAGAACATTAGCGGGTTGCTGACCAAGCGCCGGCGAAAGCTGCGCGGCCTCGCCGGAGTAACCCCGCCACAGTTCCATCTGGAGCTGACCAGGCCGCCGCCGTTTGTCCCTACAAAATCTCTGCAGAGCGTCCTGCTCGACAGGGTCTACGGATTGTACCTGGACGCGCTCGCCCGGCTGCCGGCGGCCGACCTGCTGCGGCGCTACCACCGGAGCCTCCTCAAGGCCGGCCACTGCTATGGCCCTTTCAGGGATCCTGTCTCCAACATCGTGCTCAACACCGTGTGGTCCGAGGCCATGTTCCCGCCGCGAGAAGAGCTCTCCGTGGCCATGATCTGCTCCAGGAGCCTTGTCCTCGTGGCGTGCCGCTCGCTCCGTGGCCTTGTCGCCTACCTCCGCGCCTGCTTTGACACCATCTCCGAGCACCAAGCCATGCGCTATCTGCTCTTCACCGAGGCCGATCTTTGGGGAGCAATCGAAATGGCGAGAGGAGAAGGGCATGCTGAGAGAAGCACGGTGACGGTGGAGCAGGAAAGCGCCTGCAAGGCTGCGGCCACCGCTGCAATGCACCCGGATCCTGATGCGGTGGTGAACTTTCTCGTCTCAACGTTTCCTGTCCTGCCCCTCTCCCTGCGGACAGAACCAAAGGCGTTGGACCTGCAGCTCATCTCGCAGATGTTGATGGAACACTGTTCCATTCCCCATGGTGCAGCTGAAACAGTTCCTGAGCTTTCTGAGGAGGGATCCAAGGTGTTGTCATGGATTCAGAGTGATTTCAAGGAGGAGGAAAGTTTTGTCCTTGCCAAGGTTAATGCCGCTCTGAAGAAATACACGCAGCAAACTGGG GGACCTGCATACGAGCTCCATGTTATCTGTGGCTTGAATAGGAACGTAGGCAAGTCCTTCGTTTGGGGTCTCCATTACGGTCCCGGGCATATGCATCCAAGAAAAATTCAGGATTCTCACATTAACTTCTTGGCGAGCCCTGCAGATTCACACTCTTCTGATGCAGTTCCTATACTGTTCTTTGCTGAGTGCTCCAACATTGAAGACGTGAATGATGAATCTTCCTGTTGGCCAATCATGGGGCACCCTG CCAAAGGTCGTTGTTTCTACTGTGAGAACGAAGGGGCTAAGATTGTCCACCCGGATTCAGAGAAGTACAATGCCTATGACATTGCCTTTGAGAGGATGGCTTGCGAGGATTTAGGTGGCAAGACAGTTGATGACAGTGGCGACTGGCTTATTACAGGTTCTGTAGACATATGTGAGGAGGACTGCATCCATTTCGATGCCGATAGGGATGCCAAGTGTGCCGAGTTCTTGAATGCTCGTGCTAGGACTGTGAAGGGTCCCATGCTTGTTTAG
- the LOC112878030 gene encoding presenilin-like protein At2g29900 has product MADAAAAAVPGDPPPGATVLDSLGEDITRIVYPVSACMLLVVLLVSLLSSPSSPSPLSASIAAATGGAGAGVSGGGDDIPTALVTALTFVVAVTAATFLLALLFYLRCTPCLRAYLGFSALAVLLVLGGQVALLLISRLRLPLDAVSFALLLPNAAGALALAALAPASVPIALHQAALVAIAVLTAFWFTLLPEWTTWALLVAMAIYDLAAVLLPGGPLRVLLELAIERNEEIPALVYEARPVDPRHGRNWRLWREGRQSGADLDASSTTVEVIGEVLGRNPDANSGNSSSSQVHEAATSTGNVNNSRPRATLGAAFSSDSPVEQAGEVSALREHRMAVSEIRVPLIQPRPERSGEEEEDEDGIGLSSSGAIKLGLGDFIFYSVLVGRAAMYDYMTVYACYLAIIAGLGITLLLLAFFRKALPALPVSIALGVVFYVLTRILLEEFVVQCSTNILLF; this is encoded by the coding sequence ATggccgacgcggcggcggccgccgtccCCGGCGATCCCCCGCCCGGTGCCACCGTGCTGGACTCGCTCGGCGAGGACATCACCCGCATCGTCTACCCCGTCTCCGCCTGCATgctcctcgtcgtcctcctcgtcTCCCTCCTCTCCTCGCCCTCCTCCCCGTCGCCCCTCTCcgcctccattgccgccgccaccggcggcgccggcgccggcgtctCCGGCGGGGGGGACGACATCCCCACCGCGCTCGTCACCGCCCTCACCTTCGTCGTCGCCGTCACGGCCGCCACCTTCCTGCTCGCGCTCCTCTTCTACCTCCGCTGCACGCCCTGCCTCCGCGCCTACCTCGGCTTCTCCGCGCTCGCCGTCCTGCTCGTGCTCGGCGGCCAGGTCGCCCTGCTCCTCATCTcccgcctccgcctcccgcTCGACGCCGTCTCCTTCGCGCTCCTCCTCCCCAACGCCGCGGGGGCGCTCGCGCTCGCCGCGCTGGCGCCGGCCTCCGTCCCCATCGCGCTCCACCAGGCCGCGCTCGTCGCCATCGCCGTGCTCACCGCCTTCTGGTTCACGCTGCTCCCCGAGTGGACCACCTGGGCGCTGCTCGTCGCCATGGCCATCTACGACCTCGCCGCCGTGCTGCTCCCTGGTGGCCCTTTGAGGGTGCTGCTTGAGCTGGCCATAGAGAGGAACGAGGAGATACCGGCGCTAGTCTACGAGGCAAGGCCGGTGGATCCCCGGCATGGCCGAAATTGGCGCTTGTGGAGGGAAGGGAGGCAGTCTGGTGCGGATTTGGATGCCAGTTCCACCACGGTCGAGGTGATTGGGGAGGTATTGGGGAGGAATCCTGACGCCAATTCTGGAAACAGTTCGTCGTCCCAAGTTCATGAAGCTGCCACTTCAACTGGTAACGTTAACAATTCGAGGCCCAGGGCGACACTGGGAGCTGCTTTTAGCTCAGATTCTCCAGTTGAACAAGCTGGGGAGGTATCCGCATTGCGGGAGCATAGAATGGCTGTTTCTGAAATAAGGGTACCTTTGATCCAGCCACGTCCAGAGAGATCtggggaagaggaggaagatgaagatggCATTGGGTTGAGCTCATCTGGGGCGATCAAGCTCGGGTTGGGGGACTTCATATTCTACAGTGTTCTGGTCGGTAGGGCGGCGATGTATGACTACATGACAGTGTATGCCTGCTACCTTGCCATCATTGCTGGGCTTGGCATCACTCTGCTCCTGCTGGCATTCTTCCGCAAGGCGTTGCCTGCTCTACCGGTGTCCATCGCCCTTGGCGTTGTGTTTTATGTGCTCACAAGAATATTGCTTGAGGAATTTGTTGTGCAATGCTCCACCAATATTTTGCTGTTTTAG
- the LOC112878029 gene encoding pentatricopeptide repeat-containing protein At5g55840-like encodes MSSSSLAHSLYRRRIVEYKAAAYCSRLPFRARPPSRPRIGAGADTTSAHGIDSSIITIQTMKCWETLNHMAYKFGRLDKSDGKLTLKILSSIVERPGLDRITYIYCMAVQILIQAQMHSQAMSVLRHLALTGFSCNAIFSSLLRTISRFDSTNRAVFDLLVKAYVKEQKVVDAVVAVFFMDDCGFKASAVACNTILNALVEEGESKHAWLFLKESLSRKFPLDVTTCNIILNSLCTKGEFRKAEDMLQKMKSFRLANSVSYNTILHWYVKKGRFKAALCVLEDMERNSIQSDVYTYNIMIEKICKIKRSARAFLLLKRMREDNLTPDECTYNTLINGFFCEGKINHAHYVFNHMLRQTLAPSVATYTTMIDGYCRNGRTDKALSVLSEMQITGVMPSELTYSALLNGYCKLSMLQPALDLVKDLSSRGITINKTMYTILIDGLCQVGEISKAKQILRSMLEDGVDLDVITYSALINGMCRMAKLHETKEILSRMQKSGILPNHVLYTTLICYYCKAGYVKEALKHFVDMYRRGLVANAVIHNALLCAFYREEMITEAEHFRQYMSRMKISFDSVSFNCIIDSYCHRGNLAEAFSVYDNMVRYGHSPNVRTYQNLLRGLCQGGHLVQAKRFMSCLLDIPSAIDEKTFNALLHGICKYGTLDEALNLCEKMVKNNFLPDIHTYTILLSGFCRKGKILPAFIVLQMMLEKGLVPDTVAYTCLLNGLINEGQGKAASYVFQEIICKEGLYADCIAYNSLMKGYLKGGNLNTMKKVMSGVHKNEVYPNTASYNILMHGYVKKGQLSRSFYLYKDMVRKGIRPNNVTYRLLILGLSECGMIDIAVKFLEKMALEGIFPDKFAFDILITVFSDKSKMHKALQLFDCMKWLHMSPSNKTYSAMINGLIRKNCFDQSHAVLREMLEKGLQPNHTHYIALVNAKCRVGEIDGAFRLKEEMKALGVVPPEVADSSIIRGLCRCGKLEEAVIVFSNMMRSGMVPTVATFTSLMHGFCKESKIADALHLKGLMELCKLKVDVVSYNVIITGLCNNKRISDALELYVEMKSKGLWPNITTYITLIGAMYATRRMEVGEKILEDIEERGLIPSKHPESLERRMEDAIRRLNMIRNCRKGMPFKEVEVLPIESCQ; translated from the exons ATGTCGTCGTCATCGCTGGCACACTCCTTGTACCGCCGTCGTATCGTCGAATACAAAGCAGCGGCCTACTGCTCACGGCTCCCCTTCCGCGCGAGGCCGCCCTCGCGCCCGCGtatcggcgccggcgccgacaCCACCTCAG CACATGGGATTGATAGTAGCATCATCACCATTCAGACTATGAAGTGTTGGGAGACCTTGAATCACATGGCCTACAAATTTGGGAGGCTTGACAAGTCTGATGGAAAGCTGACCTTGAAGATACTGAGTTCTATTGTGGAGCGACCAGGTTTAGACCGAATTACCTATATTTACTGTATGGCTGTTCAAATTCTCATCCAGGCTCAAATGCATTCACAAGCAATGTCAGTGTTGAGGCATCTTGCCTTGACAGGCTTCTCCTGCAATGCTATTTTTAGCTCCCTCTTGCGGACCATTTCACGTTTTGATTCCACCAATCGTGCCGTATTTGACCTCCTTGTCAAAGCATATGTCAAGGAACAAAAAGTGGTCGACGCAGTTGTGGCAGTTTTCTTTATGGATGACTGTGGATTTAAGGCTTCAGCTGTTGCTTGCAATACCATCCTTAATGCTCTTGTGGAGGAAGGGGAATCAAAACATGCCTGGTTATTCTTGAAAGAAAGTTTGTCCCGTAAATTCCCTCTGGATGTTACCACTTGTAATATTATTCTGAATTCCCTGTGCACTAAGGGTGAATTTAGAAAGGCTGAAGATATGCTTCAGAAGATGAAGAGCTTTCGCTTAGCTAATTCTGTCAGTTATAATACAATACTACATTGGTATGTTAAGAAGGGGAGGTTTAAGGCTGCCCTGTGTGTTCTAGAAGATATGGAGAGGAATAGTATACAGTCAGATGTGTATACTTATAACATCATGATAGAAAAAATATGTAAAATAAAGAGGAGTGCACGTGCTTTCCTTTTACTCAAAAGAATGAGGGAAGATAACTTAACACCTGATGAATGTACATACAATACTTTGATCAATGGCTTTTTTTGTGAAGGTAAGATAAACCATGCTCACTATGTCTTCAATCATATGCTGAGACAAACTTTGGCTCCAAGTGTAGCTACTTACACTACAATGATTGATGGGTACTGCCGAAATGGGAGAACTGATAAAGCCCTAAGTGTTCTGTCCGAAATGCAAATTACTGGTGTTATGCCAAGTGAACTAACTTATAGTGCTTTGTTGAATGGTTACTGCAAACTTTCCATGCTGCAACCTGCTCTAGATCTCGTTAAAGATCTGAGTTCAAGAGGCATAACCATCAATAAGACAATGTATACCATTCTCATTGATGGTTTATGTCAAGTAGGTGAGATTTCCAAGGCTAAACAAATTTTAAGGAGTATGCTTGAGGATGGAGTTGATCTGGATGTTATCACTTATTCAGCATTGATCAATGGCATGTGCAGGATGGCTAAGTTGCATGAAACAAAAGAAATTTTGTCAAGGATGCAGAAAAGTGGAATTTTACCTAATCATGTGCTATACACAACTCTAATTTGTTACTATTGTAAGGCTGGGTATGTCAAAGAGGCACTGAAGCATTTTGTGGACATGTATCGAAGGGGGCTAGTTGCCAATGCAGTCATCCATAATGCATTATTATGTGCTTTCTATAGAGAGGAAATGATTACAGAGGCTGAACACTTTAGACAATACATGTCTAGGATGAAGATATCATTTGATTCTGTCTCCTTTAACTGCATAATAGATAGTTACTGCCACAGAGGTAACCTAGCTGAGGCATTTTCAGTTTATGATAATATGGTCAGATATGGTCATTCTCCAAATGTTCGCACATATCAGAATTTGCTTAGAGGATTATGTCAAGGAGGCCACTTGGTACAAGCGAAGCGGTTTATGTCCTGCCTTCTCGACATACCTTCTGCTATTGATGAGAAAACTTTCAATGCACTACTTCATGGGATATGCAAATATGGAACCCTGGATGAAGCTTTGAATTTAtgtgagaaaatggtcaaaaacaACTTTTTACCTGATATCCATACTTACACCATTCTTCTCAGTGGTTTTTGCAGGAAAGGCAAAATTTTGCCTGCATTCATCGTGTTGCAGATGATGTTGGAGAAAGGATTAGTCCCTGATACTGTTGCATATACCTGCTTGTTGAATGGGTTGATCAATGAAGGCCAAGGGAAGGCTGCTTCTTATGTTTTCCAGGAGATCATATGCAAGGAAGGCCTGTATGCAGATTGTATTGCCTATAATTCATTGATGAAAGGGTACCTCAAGGGTGGAAACTTAAATACTATGAAAAAGGTGATGTCTGGTGTGCATAAGAATGAGGTTTATCCAAACACTGCTAGCTATAACATACTTATGCATGGGTATGTCAAGAAGGGACAACTTTCAAGGTCTTTTTATCTGTACAAAGATATGGTGAGGAAAGGGATCAGACCAAACAATGTTACATATCGCTTGCTCATTCTTGGGCTTTCTGAGTGCGGGATGATTGATATTGCAGTTAAGTTTTTGGAGAAGATGGCCTTAGAAGGCATTTTTCCTGATAAGTTTGCTTTTGATATACTGATAACAGTCTTCAGTGATAAATCCAAGATGCACAAGGCACTACAACTTTTCGATTGTATGAAGTGGTTACATATGTCACCCAGCAATAAAACTTATAGTGCCATGATAAATGGATTAATCAGAAAAAATTGCTTCGATCAGAGTCATGCAGTTTTACGTGAGATGTTAGAAAAAGGGCTCCAACCAAACCATACACATTATATTGCATTGGTCAACGCAAAATGTCGAGTTGGTGAGATTGATGGAGCATTCAGGCTAAAAGAAGAAATGAAAGCTCTTGGTGTTGTGCCTCCTGAAGTTGCTGACAGCTCAATTATTAGAGGTCTGTGTAGATGTGGGAAACTTGAGGAGGCAGTCATAGTTTTTAGCAATATGATGCGCTCAGGAATGGTGCCAACTGTTGCTACTTTCACTAGTCTAATGCATGGTTTTTGTAAAGAATCCAAAATTGCTGATGCTTTGCACTTGAAGGGGTTGATGGAGTTATGTAAATTGAAGGTTGATGTTGTCAGTTACAATGTTATAATTACTGGTTTATGCAATAACAAGCGTATCTCTGATGCACTAGAGCTTTATGTAGAGATGAAATCAAAGGGTCTTTGGCCGAATATTACAACCTATATAACACTCATTGGAGCTATGTATGCAACTCGGAGAATGGAGGTTGGAGAGAAAATACTGGAGGATATAGAAGAAAGGGGTCTTATTCCATCCAAGCATCCTGAAAGTCTCGAAAGGCGGATGGAGGATGCAATTAGAAGGTTAAACATGATAAGAAACTGCAGAAAGGGAATGCCTTTTAAGGAGGTCGAGGTATTGCCAATAGAAAGCTGCCAGTGA